Proteins from one Streptococcus mitis B6 genomic window:
- a CDS encoding DUF1697 domain-containing protein, with protein MTRYALLVRGINVGGKNKVVMAELRQELTDLGLEKVESCINSGNIFFTSTEPKARLVEKLETFFAVHYPFIQSFSLLSQEDYEAAVENLPAWWNEDLARKDVLFYTEGLDVEQVITTVESLELKDEVVHFGKLGIFWGKFSEESYSKTAYHKYLLKMPFYRHITIRNAKTFDKIGQMLKNNKGDIQ; from the coding sequence ATGACACGCTATGCTTTGCTGGTGAGAGGTATCAATGTTGGTGGTAAGAATAAGGTCGTCATGGCGGAGCTTCGTCAAGAATTGACAGACTTGGGACTGGAAAAGGTTGAAAGCTGCATCAACAGTGGCAACATTTTCTTTACTTCGACAGAACCAAAAGCTCGATTGGTTGAAAAATTAGAGACTTTCTTTGCAGTCCATTATCCATTTATTCAGAGCTTTTCTTTACTGAGTCAAGAAGACTATGAAGCAGCAGTGGAGAATCTACCAGCTTGGTGGAACGAAGACTTGGCACGAAAAGATGTCCTTTTCTACACGGAGGGTTTGGATGTGGAGCAAGTCATCACGACAGTTGAGAGTTTAGAGCTGAAAGATGAGGTCGTTCATTTTGGAAAACTTGGCATTTTCTGGGGGAAATTCTCTGAAGAATCCTACTCTAAGACTGCCTATCACAAGTACTTGCTCAAGATGCCTTTCTATCGCCACATTACCATTCGCAATGCAAAAACCTTTGACAAAATCGGTCAAATGCTAAAAAATAATAAAGGGGACATACAATGA
- a CDS encoding chloride channel protein, translating to MLIELRSIFRKIPYNFRLFIAVILQGIVSGLSGIFLHYLLEMVEGLAFGQSEHHSGFLTDGVSSLRIGLSLMIVGLGSSLAWYFLQKGSKIFSIKAQMKGETLQYKLHFLKQLFHSIWQIIAVGGGAPIGKEAAPREIGTLFAGPIGKICSLSKKDQIFLLACGAGAGLAAVYQVPLTSVFFVFETLGIALSIERFVLVGLTTYVSTYIAGLVISDQALYQIPAITWSLKEIWIIPLLLLFLTPLAWLFGRLSKTASSNRIKDKRILLTLPSAFLFLAGLASSFPHLLGNGRMMAQEVLNGSNGKTVFLLFILKALVVIIILWAGAYGGTLTPSFALGMAGAALLGMILNGNSQPSILFLGSVCFLSVTLRAPISATGLVIGFTGLGIDSLPYLLVTAVLAYKFAEILDRFSWANILCQKSKNRVIR from the coding sequence ATGTTAATAGAATTGAGGAGTATTTTTCGAAAAATCCCTTATAATTTTAGATTATTCATAGCAGTTATTCTACAAGGAATAGTTTCAGGTTTATCTGGTATATTTCTCCATTATCTTTTAGAGATGGTGGAGGGGCTAGCTTTTGGTCAGTCAGAGCATCATAGTGGATTTTTGACAGATGGAGTTTCCTCGTTACGGATAGGACTAAGTTTAATGATCGTGGGTCTTGGCTCATCCTTGGCCTGGTATTTCTTGCAAAAAGGGTCGAAGATTTTTTCCATCAAAGCTCAGATGAAGGGTGAGACTTTACAATACAAGCTTCATTTTCTAAAACAGCTATTTCATTCAATTTGGCAGATCATTGCAGTTGGAGGGGGAGCCCCTATTGGCAAAGAGGCTGCGCCACGAGAGATTGGGACTCTATTTGCAGGACCAATTGGAAAAATATGTTCTCTCTCTAAGAAGGATCAAATATTTCTCCTTGCTTGTGGTGCTGGTGCTGGTTTAGCGGCTGTTTATCAGGTTCCATTAACAAGTGTCTTCTTTGTTTTTGAAACCCTAGGAATTGCTCTATCTATTGAACGATTTGTCTTAGTCGGTTTGACTACCTATGTTTCAACCTATATAGCAGGCTTGGTTATTTCAGATCAGGCTCTCTACCAGATTCCAGCTATCACATGGTCATTAAAGGAAATATGGATTATTCCCTTATTACTTCTTTTCTTAACCCCACTAGCTTGGCTTTTTGGTCGCTTAAGTAAGACAGCGTCTTCAAACAGAATAAAAGATAAACGAATACTTCTCACATTGCCCTCAGCTTTTCTTTTTCTTGCTGGTCTTGCAAGTTCCTTTCCACATCTACTTGGAAATGGACGTATGATGGCTCAGGAAGTATTGAATGGTAGCAATGGCAAAACAGTATTCCTCTTGTTTATCCTAAAAGCATTAGTCGTTATTATTATTCTGTGGGCAGGGGCCTATGGTGGTACTCTTACGCCATCTTTTGCCTTGGGGATGGCTGGAGCTGCTCTCTTGGGAATGATTCTAAATGGGAATAGCCAGCCAAGCATTTTATTTTTGGGATCGGTTTGCTTTTTGTCTGTGACCTTGAGGGCGCCCATTTCTGCAACCGGATTAGTTATAGGTTTCACTGGGCTAGGTATAGATTCTCTTCCGTATCTATTAGTAACGGCTGTTTTAGCCTATAAATTTGCAGAAATATTAGACCGTTTTTCTTGGGCTAACATACTGTGTCAGAAGTCAAAGAATAGAGTAATAAGATAG
- a CDS encoding phosphopentomutase — MSKFNRIHLVVLDSVGIGAAPDANNFVNTGVPDGASDTLGHISKTVGLNVPNMAKIGLGNIPRETPLKTVPAESNPTGYATKLEEVSLGKDTMTGHWEIMGLNITEPFDTFWNGFPEEILTKIEEFSGRKVIREANKPYSGTAVIDDFGPRQMETGELIIYTSADPVLQIAAHEDIIPLDELYRICEYARSITLERPALLGRIIARPYVGEPGNFTRTANRRDLAVSPFAPTVLDKLNEAGIDTYAVGKINDIFNGAGINHDMGHNKSNSHGIDTLLKTMGLAEFEKGFSFTNLVDFDALYGHRRNAHGYRDCLHEFDERLPEIIAAMRENDLLLITADHGNDPTYAGTDHTREYIPLLAYSLAFKGNGVIPVGHFADISATVADNFGVETAMIGESFLDKLV, encoded by the coding sequence ATGTCAAAATTTAATCGTATTCACTTGGTGGTACTGGATTCTGTAGGAATCGGTGCTGCACCAGATGCTAATAACTTTGTCAATACAGGGGTTCCAGATGGTGCCTCTGACACACTGGGACACATTTCCAAAACAGTTGGTTTGAATGTGCCAAACATGGCTAAAATCGGTCTTGGAAATATTCCTCGCGAAACGCCTTTGAAGACTGTACCGGCAGAAAGCAATCCAACAGGATATGCAACAAAATTAGAAGAAGTATCTCTTGGTAAGGATACTATGACTGGACACTGGGAAATCATGGGACTCAACATTACGGAGCCTTTTGATACTTTCTGGAATGGATTCCCAGAAGAAATCTTGACAAAAATCGAAGAATTTTCAGGACGTAAGGTCATTCGTGAAGCCAACAAACCTTACTCAGGTACAGCTGTTATCGATGACTTTGGACCACGTCAGATGGAAACTGGGGAGTTGATTATCTATACTTCAGCTGACCCTGTTTTGCAAATTGCTGCCCACGAAGACATCATTCCTCTGGATGAATTGTATCGTATCTGTGAATACGCTCGTTCAATTACACTTGAGCGTCCGGCCCTTCTCGGTCGCATCATTGCCCGTCCATATGTTGGTGAGCCAGGTAACTTCACTCGTACAGCCAACCGTCGTGACTTGGCAGTTTCACCATTTGCTCCAACCGTTCTCGATAAACTCAATGAAGCAGGTATCGATACTTATGCTGTTGGTAAAATCAACGACATCTTTAACGGTGCTGGTATCAACCATGACATGGGTCACAACAAGTCAAACAGCCATGGAATTGATACACTATTGAAGACCATGGGCCTTGCTGAGTTTGAAAAAGGATTCTCATTCACAAACTTAGTTGACTTTGATGCCCTTTACGGCCACCGTCGTAATGCTCATGGTTACCGTGATTGTTTGCATGAGTTTGATGAACGCTTACCTGAAATTATCGCAGCTATGAGAGAGAACGACCTTCTCTTGATTACTGCGGACCATGGAAATGACCCAACTTATGCAGGAACAGACCACACTCGTGAATATATTCCATTGTTGGCCTATAGCCTTGCCTTTAAAGGAAATGGCGTCATTCCAGTCGGACATTTTGCAGATATTTCAGCGACTGTTGCCGATAACTTTGGTGTGGAAACTGCTATGATTGGGGAAAGTTTCTTAGATAAATTGGTATAA
- a CDS encoding purine-nucleoside phosphorylase encodes MTFLDKINETAAFLKDKGIQAPEFGLILGSGLGELAEEIENPVVVDYAEIPNWGRSTVVGHAGKLVYGELVGRKVLALQGRFHFYEGNPLEVVTFPVRVMKVLGCEGVIVTNAAGGIGYGPGTLMTISDHINMTGQNPLMGENLDEFGPRFPDMSKAYTPEYRATAHEVAKKLGIRLDEGVYIGVTGPTYETPAEIRAYKTLGADAVGMSTVPEVIVAAHSGLKVLGISCITNHAAGFQEELNHEEVVEVTERVKGDFKGLLKAILAEL; translated from the coding sequence ATGACATTTTTAGACAAAATCAATGAAACAGCTGCTTTTCTGAAAGACAAGGGAATCCAAGCGCCTGAGTTCGGTCTAATCCTTGGATCAGGACTGGGAGAACTGGCAGAAGAAATCGAAAATCCAGTTGTAGTAGACTATGCTGAGATTCCAAACTGGGGCCGCTCTACAGTAGTCGGTCACGCTGGTAAATTGGTATATGGTGAACTTGTAGGTCGTAAGGTCTTGGCTCTTCAAGGTCGCTTCCATTTCTACGAAGGAAATCCTTTGGAAGTCGTGACTTTCCCAGTGCGTGTCATGAAAGTTCTTGGATGTGAAGGTGTTATTGTAACCAATGCAGCTGGTGGTATTGGTTATGGCCCTGGTACCTTGATGACTATCTCAGACCATATCAATATGACGGGGCAGAACCCATTGATGGGTGAAAACTTGGATGAATTTGGTCCACGTTTCCCAGATATGTCCAAGGCCTACACACCAGAATACCGTGCTACTGCCCATGAAGTGGCTAAAAAACTTGGTATCAGGCTTGATGAAGGTGTCTATATCGGTGTTACTGGTCCAACTTATGAAACACCAGCAGAAATTCGTGCCTATAAGACACTGGGAGCAGATGCAGTTGGTATGTCTACGGTTCCTGAAGTTATTGTGGCAGCCCACTCAGGTTTGAAAGTTCTAGGTATTTCATGTATCACTAACCATGCTGCAGGCTTCCAAGAAGAACTTAATCACGAAGAAGTTGTAGAAGTGACTGAACGTGTTAAAGGTGATTTCAAAGGCTTGCTTAAAGCAATTCTTGCTGAATTGTAA